One part of the Microbacterium saperdae genome encodes these proteins:
- the ccsB gene encoding c-type cytochrome biogenesis protein CcsB, with the protein MFDLNVISPILLWTAIAVYAAAFVAYAFDLARRSQLSADSQTFAQAELVGAGVGARGTAASKTAAGATDAAPQRFVMARIGTSLTVLAFLFHFGATLTRGIAAGRVPWANLYEFAMIGTLLIIAVYLIVLVRVDLRFLGTFITGLVVVLLGLAATNFYIDVSPLMDPLKSVWLVIHVFVASLGTAFFALAFALSVIQLMQSRRERLVSEGAEKTGPGFLRTFPGSERLESMAYRFTIIGFILWTFTLIAGSIWAYYAWSRFWGFDVKETWTFVIWVLYAGYIHARATRGWRGNPSAWLAIVGFAAVMFNFTIVNVFFKGLHAYSGLS; encoded by the coding sequence ATGTTCGACCTCAACGTGATCTCGCCGATCCTGCTGTGGACGGCGATCGCGGTCTACGCCGCCGCGTTCGTGGCCTACGCCTTCGACCTCGCGCGGCGATCGCAGTTGAGCGCCGACTCGCAGACGTTCGCCCAGGCCGAGCTCGTCGGCGCCGGCGTCGGCGCCCGCGGCACCGCTGCGTCGAAGACGGCGGCAGGTGCCACGGATGCTGCTCCGCAGCGGTTCGTGATGGCGCGCATCGGCACCTCATTGACGGTGCTCGCGTTCCTGTTCCACTTCGGCGCGACGCTCACCCGCGGCATCGCGGCCGGTCGTGTCCCGTGGGCGAACCTGTACGAGTTCGCCATGATCGGCACGCTGCTCATCATCGCCGTCTACCTCATCGTGCTGGTCCGCGTCGATCTGCGGTTCCTCGGCACGTTCATCACGGGTCTCGTGGTGGTACTGCTCGGACTCGCGGCGACGAACTTCTACATCGACGTCTCGCCGCTCATGGACCCCTTGAAGAGCGTGTGGCTGGTGATCCACGTCTTCGTGGCCTCGCTCGGCACGGCGTTCTTCGCTCTGGCGTTCGCGCTGTCGGTCATCCAGCTCATGCAGTCGCGCCGGGAGCGCCTCGTGTCCGAGGGCGCCGAGAAGACCGGCCCCGGCTTCCTGCGCACCTTCCCCGGATCCGAGCGGCTCGAGAGCATGGCGTACCGCTTCACGATCATCGGGTTCATCCTCTGGACGTTCACGCTGATCGCCGGATCGATCTGGGCGTACTACGCGTGGAGCCGCTTCTGGGGCTTCGACGTCAAGGAGACCTGGACGTTCGTCATCTGGGTGCTCTATGCCGGATACATCCATGCGCGGGCGACCCGCGGATGGCGCGGGAACCCCTCGGCGTGGTTGGCGATCGTCGGCTTCGCGGCCGTCATGTTCAACTTCACGATCGTGAACGTCTTCTTCAAGGGATTGCACGCCTACTCCGGCCTGTCCTGA
- the resB gene encoding cytochrome c biogenesis protein ResB: protein MTKAAVNKKNSDASDPLRPSDHIDGDDSIAQPRLGLVGWLRWGWRQLTSMRTALVLLLVLAIAAIPGSIFPQRMADPNGVTQWQRDNPDIFPILDGLKLFDVYLSPWFSAIYLLLFASLVGCVIPRIKHHAKALRARPPRTPARLQRLEDFRSVQRTAAEPESAAAASVEIATSQLKALGYRVERYDRGRTFSVSAERGYWRETGNLLFHLALVGVLITVGIGGGFSYTGQRVLVEGETFANTLVDYDSMNRGRFVGDDALAPYSMRLDSFDVSYQPFGEPGSGQAGDFSADVTVKENGEERTGSVQVNHPLAVADDNVFLLGNGYAPTITVRNADGDVVFTGSTPFLPQDTQMTSLGVIKITDGLPEQLGLLGFFYPTTGVLESGAFFSAYGDLTNPTLTLDVYSGDLGINEGTPRSVYVLDTSDLTKLTGRTTDVESIQLTPGDTADLPDGMGTVTFEDDSPAGATDASQSVKRFASLQIHRDDSGPWVLGFALLALGGLMLALFVPRRRVWVKATANADGIALEYAGLARGEDPTIAIALDDLVAGHARLLDADGGSAAVAAEDASTGSATPDVASASDTPKVD, encoded by the coding sequence ATGACCAAGGCCGCCGTGAACAAGAAGAACAGCGACGCGTCTGATCCGCTCCGCCCCTCCGACCACATCGACGGAGACGATTCGATCGCGCAGCCGCGGCTGGGTCTGGTCGGATGGCTGCGCTGGGGGTGGCGTCAGCTGACCTCGATGCGCACCGCACTCGTGCTGCTGCTCGTGCTCGCGATCGCCGCGATCCCCGGCTCGATCTTCCCGCAGCGCATGGCCGACCCCAACGGCGTCACGCAGTGGCAGCGCGACAACCCCGACATCTTCCCGATCCTCGACGGGCTCAAGCTCTTCGACGTCTACCTGTCGCCGTGGTTCTCCGCGATCTACCTGCTGCTGTTCGCCTCGCTCGTCGGCTGCGTCATCCCGCGCATCAAGCACCATGCCAAGGCGCTGCGGGCCCGGCCGCCCCGCACCCCGGCACGTCTGCAGCGACTCGAGGACTTCCGCTCGGTGCAGCGCACCGCCGCGGAGCCCGAGTCCGCCGCCGCCGCATCCGTCGAGATCGCGACCTCGCAGCTCAAGGCCCTGGGCTACCGCGTGGAGCGGTACGACCGCGGCCGCACGTTCTCGGTGTCGGCCGAGCGCGGCTACTGGCGGGAGACCGGCAACCTGCTCTTCCACCTGGCTCTGGTGGGCGTGCTGATCACGGTCGGCATCGGCGGAGGGTTCTCCTACACCGGGCAGCGCGTGCTGGTCGAGGGAGAGACGTTCGCGAACACCCTGGTCGACTACGACTCGATGAACCGCGGCCGCTTCGTCGGCGACGACGCCCTGGCGCCGTACTCCATGCGGCTCGACTCCTTCGACGTGAGCTACCAGCCCTTCGGCGAGCCCGGCTCCGGGCAGGCGGGCGACTTCTCCGCCGACGTCACCGTGAAGGAGAACGGCGAGGAGCGCACCGGCTCCGTGCAGGTGAACCACCCGCTCGCGGTCGCTGACGACAATGTCTTCCTGCTCGGCAACGGCTACGCCCCCACCATCACGGTGCGCAACGCCGACGGCGACGTGGTGTTCACCGGCAGCACGCCCTTCCTGCCGCAGGACACCCAGATGACGTCGCTCGGCGTGATCAAGATCACGGACGGGCTGCCGGAGCAGCTGGGTCTGCTGGGGTTCTTCTACCCGACCACGGGCGTGCTCGAGAGCGGTGCGTTCTTCTCCGCCTACGGCGACCTCACGAACCCGACGCTGACGCTCGACGTCTACTCGGGCGATCTCGGCATCAACGAGGGCACTCCCCGCTCTGTGTATGTGCTCGACACCAGCGATCTGACCAAGCTCACCGGGCGCACGACGGACGTCGAGTCGATCCAGCTCACCCCCGGCGACACCGCCGATCTGCCCGACGGCATGGGCACCGTGACCTTCGAGGACGACTCTCCGGCTGGTGCCACGGACGCCTCGCAGTCCGTCAAGCGCTTCGCCTCGCTGCAGATCCACCGCGATGACTCGGGGCCCTGGGTGCTCGGCTTCGCGCTGCTCGCGCTGGGCGGACTGATGCTCGCCCTGTTCGTCCCCCGCCGCCGCGTGTGGGTCAAGGCCACGGCGAACGCGGACGGCATCGCCCTCGAGTACGCCGGACTCGCGCGCGGTGAGGACCCCACCATCGCGATCGCCCTCGACGACCTGGTCGCCGGTCACGCCCGCCTGCTCGACGCGGACGGCGGCTCGGCTGCTGTCGCCGCGGAGGATGCGTCGACGGGCTCAGCGACTCCCGACGTCGCCTCCGCATCCGACACCCCGAAAGTAGACTGA
- a CDS encoding response regulator transcription factor: MTIEIGIIEDHPAMLLGTVAILHKSDDIRVVAHGTTAAAVVRHGGPLHVVLLDLSLADGTGPAENIQALAPLGAPIIAYTSGERPHLIREAARAGASGMIRKSDRIDLIAEAVRRAARGEIVASADWAAALESDREFVSAQLSPREAEVLSLYASGETAKQVAQLLYLSPETIIDHVRRIRAKYAAVDRAAPTKVDLFRRAVEDGLVAPER; the protein is encoded by the coding sequence GTGACCATCGAGATCGGAATCATCGAAGACCATCCGGCGATGCTGCTCGGCACCGTCGCGATCCTCCACAAGAGCGACGACATCCGCGTCGTCGCCCATGGGACGACGGCGGCGGCGGTGGTGCGCCACGGAGGTCCGTTGCACGTGGTGCTCCTCGACCTGTCGCTCGCCGACGGCACCGGCCCCGCCGAGAACATCCAGGCGCTGGCGCCGCTGGGCGCACCGATCATCGCCTACACCTCGGGGGAGCGTCCGCATCTGATCCGAGAGGCGGCCCGCGCCGGGGCGTCGGGAATGATCCGCAAGTCCGACCGGATCGACCTGATCGCCGAGGCGGTGCGCCGCGCAGCCCGCGGCGAGATCGTCGCCAGCGCCGATTGGGCGGCCGCCCTCGAGTCCGATCGCGAGTTCGTGTCGGCACAGCTGAGCCCGCGCGAAGCGGAGGTCCTGTCGCTGTACGCCTCGGGTGAGACCGCGAAACAGGTCGCGCAGCTGCTGTATCTGTCGCCGGAGACGATCATCGATCACGTACGCCGGATCCGCGCCAAGTACGCCGCGGTCGATCGGGCGGCACCCACCAAGGTCGATCTCTTCCGCCGTGCGGTCGAAGACGGCCTGGTGGCACCCGAGCGCTGA